Proteins from one Pseudomonas bijieensis genomic window:
- a CDS encoding amino acid ABC transporter permease/ATP-binding protein, with translation MQFDWDYFFSLFTLADFWAASLTVIELSTLAWFLGMLLGFVLASAKLSSVRWLRIPASLYIWFFRSIPLLVLVVFVYNLPQLLPGAGPVLSVPFYSGLLALVVTEAAYMAEIHRGGLISIAKGQKEAGRALGLGLLGVQRLIVIPQAFRISLPTLINEYITVVKLTSLISVISLTELLTVGQRLYAQNFLVMETLAAVGLYYVLIVTVFGFALQRLERYLDLNLRTPQTLESASTQVLRDSLAPRVSSKVSLPAKGAAPALHLQDVHKRYGDHHVLKGIDLKVQSGQVISIIGPSGSGKTSLIRTINGLERIDQGEILLFGEGFINAEDKPDGRRVRQGVQRIGMVFQNFNLFPHRTLLDNICLAPRYHGVNRALSEQRACQLLDKVGLLAHVHKYPHQLSSGQQQRVAIARAMAMDPDILLFDEPTSALDPELVGEVLTVIADLAREGMTLLIVTHEMEFALSISDRVIFMENGNVQLDASPEAIRAGHGAQRVRRFIGLEESEEERCLLMS, from the coding sequence GCTGGGTTTCGTCCTGGCATCGGCCAAACTGTCGAGCGTGCGCTGGCTGCGCATACCCGCATCACTCTACATCTGGTTCTTTCGCAGCATTCCGCTGCTGGTGCTGGTGGTCTTCGTCTACAACCTGCCGCAGTTGCTGCCTGGTGCCGGGCCGGTGCTGTCGGTGCCATTTTATTCCGGTCTGTTGGCGCTGGTGGTCACTGAGGCCGCCTACATGGCAGAAATTCATCGTGGCGGGCTGATTTCGATCGCCAAAGGCCAGAAGGAAGCGGGCCGTGCCCTGGGGCTCGGGCTGCTTGGCGTGCAACGTCTAATCGTCATCCCTCAAGCGTTTCGCATCTCACTGCCGACGTTGATTAACGAATACATCACGGTGGTCAAACTGACCTCGTTGATCTCGGTGATTTCACTGACCGAACTGCTGACTGTCGGCCAGCGCCTGTATGCCCAGAACTTCCTGGTCATGGAGACCCTGGCGGCTGTGGGCCTGTACTACGTGCTGATCGTCACAGTGTTTGGCTTCGCCTTGCAGCGTCTGGAACGTTACCTGGACCTGAACCTGCGTACACCGCAAACCCTGGAGAGCGCCTCGACACAAGTGCTGCGTGACAGTCTGGCACCTAGGGTATCGAGCAAGGTCAGCCTCCCAGCCAAAGGTGCGGCCCCGGCCCTGCACCTGCAGGACGTGCACAAACGCTACGGCGATCATCATGTGCTCAAAGGTATCGACCTGAAGGTGCAAAGCGGCCAGGTGATTTCCATCATCGGCCCGTCCGGCTCCGGCAAGACCTCGTTGATCCGCACCATTAATGGCCTGGAACGCATCGATCAGGGTGAAATCCTGTTGTTCGGGGAGGGCTTCATTAATGCCGAGGACAAACCGGATGGGCGTCGGGTTCGTCAGGGCGTACAGCGCATCGGCATGGTGTTCCAGAACTTCAACCTGTTTCCACACCGGACACTGTTGGACAACATCTGCCTCGCCCCTCGTTATCATGGCGTCAACCGCGCACTGAGCGAGCAACGGGCCTGCCAACTGCTCGACAAGGTCGGCCTGCTGGCCCACGTTCACAAATATCCGCATCAACTGTCTAGCGGCCAGCAACAACGTGTGGCGATCGCCCGGGCCATGGCCATGGACCCGGACATCCTGCTGTTTGACGAACCAACCTCGGCGCTGGACCCGGAACTGGTCGGCGAGGTACTTACGGTGATCGCCGACCTGGCTCGCGAAGGCATGACCCTGCTGATTGTCACTCACGAAATGGAATTTGCCCTGTCGATCTCTGACCGGGTGATTTTCATGGAAAACGGCAACGTGCAGTTGGATGCCTCGCCAGAGGCGATCCGCGCAGGGCATGGAGCCCAACGGGTGCGACGGTTTATCGGGTTGGAAGAATCAGAGGAGGAGCGTTGCCTGTTGATGAGCTGA